A single region of the Streptococcus macedonicus ACA-DC 198 genome encodes:
- a CDS encoding DegV family protein in cluster with TrmH family tRNA/rRNA methyltransferase YacO: MTFKLITDSTADLDEKWANAHDVEILGLTIQLDGKTYETVGENRLTSETLLDSMKNGSKPTTSQVNVGQFEESFRRHVRNGEKVLYLAFSSVLSGTYQSSIIARDIVLEEFPQATIEIVDTLAAAGGEGYLSILAAQARDEGKSLEETKAMIIDVLPRLRTYFLVDDLYHLVRGGRLSKTSAIVGSLANIKPLLWIEPSGKLVPLAKVRGRKKALKEVVAQATQSLAHDTAVVAYANDIEGAETLKKSLLEHEDINHVLIMPLGPVISAHVGPGTLAVFSIGKEAR, encoded by the coding sequence ATGACTTTTAAATTAATAACAGATTCAACAGCTGATTTGGATGAAAAATGGGCAAACGCTCACGATGTTGAAATTTTAGGATTAACCATTCAGCTAGATGGAAAAACATACGAAACTGTCGGCGAAAACCGTTTAACAAGCGAAACATTACTTGACAGCATGAAAAATGGTAGCAAACCAACCACTAGTCAAGTTAATGTTGGACAATTTGAAGAAAGTTTCCGACGTCATGTTCGAAATGGGGAAAAGGTGCTTTATTTGGCATTTTCATCTGTTCTTTCAGGAACGTATCAAAGTTCGATAATTGCTCGTGATATTGTCTTAGAAGAATTCCCGCAAGCTACTATTGAGATAGTCGATACTTTAGCTGCTGCTGGGGGAGAAGGCTACTTGTCTATTTTAGCAGCTCAAGCGCGTGATGAAGGAAAATCTCTTGAAGAGACAAAAGCAATGATTATTGATGTTTTGCCACGTCTAAGAACTTATTTCTTGGTTGATGACCTTTATCATCTTGTACGTGGTGGGCGTTTATCAAAAACATCAGCTATTGTAGGAAGTTTAGCAAATATTAAACCACTTCTGTGGATTGAGCCATCTGGAAAGTTAGTTCCATTAGCCAAAGTTCGTGGACGCAAAAAAGCCTTGAAAGAAGTCGTTGCCCAAGCAACGCAATCACTAGCGCATGACACTGCCGTTGTTGCCTATGCCAATGACATTGAAGGTGCTGAAACACTCAAAAAATCATTACTAGAACATGAAGATATTAACCATGTCCTCATCATGCCACTAGGACCAGTCATTTCTGCTCATGTAGGACCAGGAACATTAGCCGTCTTTTCAATCGGAAAAGAAGCAAGATAA
- a CDS encoding 2-dehydropantoate 2-reductase, translating into MALTYAVLGSGAMGLRFGLLLKEHLGVQVDFIDTWEEQIDTIRKQGGVYQSRDGKNRHLIPISIQTPEVYQGKPDVFIIFDKQMHLSQLLERSKHFFHENQYVFTGMNGMGHIEKINRYFAPEKVLAGTCLIGTVLKDAGNVDFIGKAGVGSINIAAQSGTIDDVQKQIITEFEASNLNPNLTDNFLGTLYTKVVFNSVINTICTLFEIRMGQFIDYDGAEKLGCQLIDEAYNVAELAGITPLNSRDEEWETIRYISAETSPLHYPSMYQDMSKGRQTEVDYINGYIYDLGRTYDYQAKTHDFLRHLVHLAENTRKFR; encoded by the coding sequence ATGGCTTTGACTTATGCTGTACTTGGAAGTGGTGCAATGGGACTACGTTTTGGGCTGCTATTAAAAGAACACCTCGGTGTTCAAGTGGATTTTATTGATACGTGGGAAGAGCAAATCGATACGATTAGAAAACAAGGTGGTGTTTATCAATCACGTGATGGTAAAAATCGTCATCTGATTCCAATTAGCATTCAGACACCAGAAGTATACCAAGGAAAACCAGATGTTTTTATCATTTTTGATAAACAAATGCATTTGTCACAGTTGCTCGAACGAAGTAAGCATTTCTTCCATGAAAATCAATATGTTTTCACAGGAATGAACGGCATGGGACATATCGAGAAAATTAATCGCTATTTTGCGCCTGAAAAAGTTTTAGCAGGAACTTGTCTGATTGGAACGGTCTTGAAAGACGCAGGAAATGTTGATTTTATTGGAAAAGCAGGTGTTGGTTCTATTAATATTGCCGCTCAATCAGGGACGATCGATGATGTTCAAAAGCAGATAATAACTGAATTTGAAGCTTCAAACCTCAATCCAAATCTGACTGATAATTTTTTAGGAACACTTTACACAAAAGTTGTGTTCAATTCTGTCATCAATACCATCTGCACCCTTTTTGAAATTCGTATGGGACAATTCATTGATTACGACGGTGCCGAAAAACTAGGATGTCAATTAATTGATGAAGCTTATAACGTTGCCGAATTAGCGGGCATTACTCCTCTGAATAGTCGTGATGAAGAATGGGAGACCATTCGGTATATCAGCGCGGAAACAAGCCCTCTGCATTATCCGTCAATGTACCAAGATATGAGCAAAGGACGTCAGACAGAAGTTGATTATATCAATGGTTATATCTATGATTTAGGTAGGACTTATGATTACCAGGCCAAAACGCATGACTTTTTACGCCACTTAGTTCACTTAGCAGAAAATACCCGTAAATTCCGCTAA
- a CDS encoding LSU ribosomal protein L13p (L13Ae), with protein sequence MNKTTFMAKPGQVERKWYVVDATDVPLGRLSAVVASVLRGKNKPTFTPHTDTGDFVIVINAEKVKLTGKKATDKIYYTHSMYPGGLKQISAGELRSKNAVRLIEKSVKGMLPHNTLGRAQGMKLKVFVGSEHTHAAQQPEVLDIKGLI encoded by the coding sequence ATGAACAAAACAACATTCATGGCTAAACCAGGCCAAGTTGAACGTAAATGGTACGTTGTTGACGCGACAGATGTACCTCTTGGACGTCTTTCTGCAGTAGTTGCTAGCGTACTTCGCGGAAAAAACAAACCAACATTTACACCACACACTGATACAGGTGATTTCGTTATCGTTATCAATGCTGAAAAAGTTAAATTAACTGGTAAAAAAGCAACTGATAAAATCTACTACACTCACTCAATGTATCCAGGTGGTTTGAAACAAATTTCAGCTGGTGAACTTCGTTCTAAAAATGCTGTTCGCTTGATTGAAAAATCAGTTAAAGGCATGCTTCCACACAACACTCTTGGACGTGCACAAGGCATGAAATTGAAAGTCTTCGTAGGTAGCGAGCATACACATGCTGCACAACAACCAGAAGTACTTGATATCAAAGGACTTATCTAA
- the rpsI gene encoding SSU ribosomal protein S9p (S16e) gives MAQAQYTGTGRRKNAVARVRLVPGTGKITVNKKDVEEYIPHADLRLVINQPFAVTSTEGSYDVFVNVVGGGYAGQSGAIRHGIARALLQVDPDFRDSLKRAGLLTRDSRMVERKKPGLKKARKASQFSKR, from the coding sequence ATGGCACAAGCACAATACACAGGTACTGGTCGTCGTAAAAACGCTGTTGCACGCGTACGTTTAGTTCCAGGTACTGGTAAAATTACAGTTAACAAAAAAGATGTAGAAGAATACATCCCACATGCTGACCTTCGTCTTGTTATTAACCAACCATTTGCAGTTACATCAACTGAAGGTTCATACGACGTTTTCGTTAACGTTGTAGGGGGTGGTTATGCAGGTCAATCAGGAGCTATCCGTCACGGTATCGCTCGCGCATTGCTTCAAGTAGACCCAGACTTCCGTGATTCATTGAAACGCGCTGGTCTTCTTACACGTGATTCACGTATGGTTGAACGTAAAAAACCAGGTCTTAAGAAAGCTCGTAAAGCTTCACAATTCTCAAAACGTTAA
- a CDS encoding Integrase, translated as MRTFKNRHPYFTHATPHKLRHIGATLAKQAGTSIEAISEALTHSDTITTKTYVNASNVIPMAVGEIAYRNLKK; from the coding sequence ATGAGAACATTTAAAAATCGTCACCCATATTTTACACACGCCACACCACATAAACTAAGGCATATAGGAGCTACACTTGCTAAACAGGCTGGAACGTCTATTGAAGCTATTTCTGAAGCTCTAACCCATAGTGACACGATTACAACAAAGACTTATGTCAATGCTTCGAATGTTATTCCAATGGCTGTTGGAGAGATTGCCTATCGTAATCTTAAAAAGTAA
- a CDS encoding Methylase — protein MEESLIKSKQRVQKHGEVFTPAWMVRKMLDTPGVKEACESVYKTFLEPSAGDGNFLQAILERKLEAVVRQYDKRNWKTKSLFALSSIYGIEFLEDNLEVARSRMFLCYLDWYEQAFGTRLNSKNDIYQSAHYLIHKNIVRGNTLTQQHPVTGEPIRFNEWQLVKGHPSLVRKIPFALSELLGNEVEDDRTVVEGQLSFFDIDDEFIIENESVKKADTIKEITIQKVYLLGD, from the coding sequence TTGGAAGAGAGCTTAATTAAATCAAAACAACGTGTTCAAAAACATGGAGAAGTCTTTACACCTGCTTGGATGGTTCGGAAAATGCTGGATACTCCTGGAGTGAAAGAAGCTTGTGAAAGTGTATATAAGACCTTTTTAGAGCCATCTGCAGGCGATGGAAATTTTTTGCAAGCAATTTTAGAGAGAAAGCTAGAGGCTGTGGTCAGACAGTATGACAAACGAAATTGGAAAACAAAGTCTTTATTCGCTCTCTCGTCCATCTATGGCATAGAGTTTTTAGAAGATAATTTGGAAGTGGCACGTTCACGGATGTTTCTTTGTTATTTAGACTGGTACGAGCAAGCTTTTGGAACTAGACTAAATAGCAAAAATGATATCTATCAATCAGCACACTATCTTATTCATAAAAATATTGTGAGAGGAAATACCTTGACTCAGCAGCATCCAGTTACAGGGGAGCCTATTAGGTTCAATGAGTGGCAACTGGTCAAAGGTCATCCAAGTTTGGTAAGAAAAATTCCTTTTGCACTTTCAGAACTTTTGGGTAATGAAGTAGAAGACGATCGGACAGTCGTGGAAGGGCAACTGAGTTTTTTTGATATAGATGATGAATTTATTATTGAGAATGAATCTGTTAAAAAAGCAGATACGATAAAAGAGATAACTATTCAAAAAGTGTATTTACTAGGAGATTAG
- a CDS encoding Type II restriction endonuclease → MISNFEFLAIDIDTAELFRTINMAEENYTHGDYEGTLTKVRKVAENTARLVADREYLDISERATLNDVLREIRDFIPNKTIVDHFYDIKGKGNNSAHVLNPEDATKENALKSLKQVFDILAWVMLTYIEPDIKASAIGQFLEPRAQEMYTTAERKFIYIQTVNNESGLFNAFEGTQKIGEGSVSSDDIETDWSPNSDFLRTVAPKRINQYMKTSGLPYTLGWVELAYKKATKSWFHDYDVHNILKRSGIKQAEQLEGTEWFKTDLETAKAAIKAVKEGRNYLNITAKESFIEEPVITLRPEQETAVEQTQKVFKKKDRMLWNAKMRFGKTLTSLQLVKNEAFQRVLIMTHRPVVADSWFDDFKKMKMSADGYDYGSVNQGETLENLKRGEKPFVYFASIQLLRYNGGQTNLKDFADVNWDLIIIDEAHEGTQTELSDTVMKELVREHTKILELSGTPFNLLDQFDEEQVYTWDYVMEQQAKKKWELERPSEPNPYETLPKVSMFTFEMKHKERFSDESKSFNFREFFRVAEDGQLVYKKEVRQFLDNITHPDSRTNYPFSTKSYREELRHTLWLMPGVKEANAFEDLLKEHPIFGKEYKIVNVVRGASSDDGIANDADIEKVRSAIGKDPSQTKTITLTVRKLTTGVNIPEWTAVLFLSNTNSAMNYLQAAFRAQTPFSHEKLGMKTNCYVFDFAPDRALTVMAESAQINSGVGKKNTQAQKQAMARLLNFMPILGASEHGMKTYDVDRMLTQLKKVYAEKAVRSGFEDDSLYNDNLLTLTADDASMFTKLNAIVGKTQSQKTPKKVIINDNGLTDEEHEQAERAKKKPKAKRTPEELEAIEKQNEAKKQRKNMISILRGVSIRIPMMIYGMAVDLSKDITIQEFIQQVDDESWKEFMPKGFTKGMFSEITKYYDAEVFIEAGRIIRQRAKSFDSLDFIERAENIAELFSTFKNPDKETVLTPWRVVNLQVIKSVGGLNFYDDNFESVTDGATSNLHWVENEVTSSIYQKETKILDINSKTGLYPLHSAISLYYQRVAENDDNHFEADQIYQEILANNIYAIAKTPMAKTITERTLTGYRNYKTNVTYIENLTDTLKTDLDKGKTQVEEAFRNVKFDVVIGNPPYQNEGVGEVARDEPIYHKFMDLAYEVADKAVLITPARFLFNAGQTPKVWNQKMLEDEHLKVVYFAQKSEEVFPNTDIKGGVAVTYRDVNQNFGAIETFTPIEWLNDLLHLVRNKVKKSFNEYLYGKSSYKFSSSLYNRYPELKGRVSLAEEKSIGSNIFEKLPEIFSDKKQSDNQIGIYGRINNERVTNWLDSDLIEEHPNLNKYKVFLPASNGSGAIGEVLSTPLVGTPLVGTPLVGTPLVGHTQTFISFGAFDTEVEAENCLKYIKTDIARAMLGTLKVTQHNQSKEVWSNVPWFDFNDYSQIDWSKSVEEIERQLYDYFNVPDNIIAELKANVRRMD, encoded by the coding sequence ATGATTTCAAATTTTGAATTTTTGGCAATTGATATAGATACAGCCGAGCTTTTTAGAACCATAAATATGGCTGAAGAAAATTATACACATGGGGACTATGAAGGCACGCTGACTAAGGTGAGAAAAGTTGCTGAGAATACAGCGAGGTTGGTTGCCGATAGAGAATATTTAGATATTAGTGAGCGCGCCACCCTTAATGACGTACTAAGAGAGATAAGAGACTTTATTCCTAATAAAACAATCGTCGATCACTTTTATGATATCAAGGGAAAGGGGAATAATTCTGCGCATGTCCTTAATCCAGAAGATGCGACAAAAGAAAATGCCTTAAAATCACTAAAACAAGTCTTTGACATACTCGCTTGGGTCATGCTGACCTATATTGAACCGGATATTAAAGCCAGTGCAATCGGTCAGTTTTTAGAACCGAGAGCACAAGAAATGTACACTACGGCTGAGCGGAAGTTTATCTATATTCAAACAGTTAACAATGAAAGTGGACTATTTAATGCCTTCGAAGGAACTCAAAAAATTGGTGAGGGTAGCGTTTCTTCGGATGATATTGAGACAGATTGGTCGCCAAATAGTGACTTTTTACGTACTGTTGCCCCAAAACGTATTAATCAATACATGAAAACATCTGGTCTGCCTTACACGCTTGGTTGGGTAGAGCTTGCTTACAAAAAGGCGACCAAGTCCTGGTTCCATGATTATGATGTGCATAATATCTTGAAGCGTTCAGGGATTAAACAGGCTGAACAACTGGAAGGAACAGAGTGGTTCAAGACGGATTTAGAGACAGCTAAGGCTGCTATTAAAGCTGTTAAAGAAGGTAGAAATTATCTAAATATTACTGCCAAAGAATCATTTATTGAAGAACCAGTTATCACCCTTCGTCCAGAACAAGAGACAGCGGTCGAGCAGACGCAAAAAGTCTTTAAGAAAAAAGACCGAATGCTCTGGAATGCTAAAATGCGTTTTGGTAAAACCTTGACGTCCTTGCAATTGGTCAAGAATGAAGCCTTTCAAAGAGTGCTCATCATGACTCATCGTCCTGTTGTGGCGGATTCTTGGTTTGATGATTTCAAGAAAATGAAGATGAGCGCCGATGGGTATGATTATGGCTCAGTCAATCAAGGAGAAACGCTTGAAAACCTGAAGCGAGGAGAAAAACCTTTTGTGTATTTTGCTTCAATCCAATTGCTTCGGTACAATGGCGGACAAACCAATCTGAAAGATTTTGCAGATGTGAATTGGGATTTGATTATCATTGATGAGGCGCACGAGGGAACGCAAACCGAGCTCAGTGATACCGTTATGAAAGAATTGGTCAGAGAGCATACAAAGATACTTGAACTATCTGGGACACCTTTCAATCTTTTGGATCAATTTGACGAGGAGCAAGTCTATACTTGGGACTATGTCATGGAACAACAGGCTAAGAAGAAGTGGGAATTAGAACGACCAAGTGAGCCAAATCCTTATGAAACTTTGCCAAAAGTATCGATGTTCACTTTTGAAATGAAGCATAAGGAACGTTTTTCTGATGAGAGTAAATCGTTCAACTTTAGGGAATTTTTCCGTGTGGCTGAGGATGGTCAACTTGTTTATAAGAAAGAGGTTCGCCAATTCTTAGATAATATCACACATCCAGATAGTCGTACGAACTACCCTTTTTCAACGAAGTCTTATCGTGAAGAGTTGCGTCATACGCTTTGGCTTATGCCAGGTGTTAAGGAAGCTAATGCTTTTGAGGACTTGCTTAAAGAACACCCTATTTTCGGGAAAGAATATAAAATTGTTAATGTTGTTCGAGGAGCAAGTAGCGATGATGGAATTGCTAATGATGCGGACATAGAGAAAGTTCGTTCTGCTATTGGTAAAGACCCTTCGCAGACAAAAACTATTACCCTGACGGTTCGTAAACTAACTACAGGTGTAAATATCCCAGAGTGGACAGCAGTCCTGTTTTTGTCAAATACCAATAGTGCCATGAACTACCTACAAGCTGCCTTTCGTGCTCAGACGCCTTTTTCTCATGAGAAATTGGGAATGAAGACAAATTGTTATGTCTTTGATTTTGCTCCTGATAGAGCCTTGACTGTCATGGCGGAGAGTGCTCAGATTAACTCAGGTGTAGGGAAGAAAAATACGCAAGCGCAAAAGCAAGCTATGGCTCGTCTGTTAAACTTTATGCCAATTTTAGGGGCTTCTGAGCATGGGATGAAGACTTATGATGTCGATAGAATGTTGACACAGCTCAAGAAAGTTTATGCTGAAAAGGCAGTGCGGTCAGGTTTCGAAGATGACAGTCTATATAATGACAATCTTTTAACTTTAACCGCTGATGATGCAAGCATGTTTACCAAACTAAATGCTATCGTTGGTAAGACACAGAGTCAAAAAACACCTAAAAAAGTCATTATTAATGATAATGGTCTAACGGATGAAGAACATGAGCAGGCTGAGCGAGCCAAGAAGAAACCAAAAGCCAAACGGACACCAGAAGAGCTAGAAGCCATCGAAAAGCAAAACGAAGCTAAGAAACAACGTAAGAATATGATTTCTATTTTGCGTGGGGTATCTATCCGTATTCCTATGATGATTTATGGCATGGCGGTTGACTTATCAAAAGATATCACTATTCAAGAATTTATCCAGCAGGTGGATGATGAATCGTGGAAAGAGTTCATGCCAAAAGGTTTCACTAAGGGAATGTTTAGTGAGATTACCAAGTATTATGATGCAGAAGTCTTTATTGAGGCTGGAAGAATTATTCGCCAGCGAGCAAAATCTTTTGATAGTTTGGACTTTATTGAACGGGCAGAAAACATCGCTGAGTTGTTTAGCACCTTTAAAAATCCTGACAAAGAAACTGTGCTGACACCGTGGCGTGTAGTCAATCTTCAAGTGATAAAATCAGTAGGTGGCTTGAATTTCTATGATGATAATTTTGAGTCGGTAACAGATGGAGCGACTTCAAACCTACACTGGGTAGAAAATGAGGTCACATCATCCATCTATCAAAAAGAAACAAAGATCTTAGATATTAACTCGAAGACTGGTCTTTATCCTCTTCACAGTGCTATTAGCCTGTATTATCAAAGAGTGGCGGAAAATGATGACAATCATTTTGAAGCTGACCAGATCTATCAAGAGATTTTAGCAAATAATATCTATGCTATTGCGAAAACACCAATGGCAAAAACCATCACCGAACGCACATTGACCGGTTATCGGAATTACAAAACCAATGTAACCTATATTGAAAACCTAACGGATACCCTAAAAACAGACCTAGACAAAGGGAAAACTCAAGTGGAGGAGGCATTTAGAAACGTGAAATTTGATGTAGTAATTGGAAATCCTCCGTATCAAAATGAAGGAGTTGGAGAGGTAGCCCGTGACGAGCCAATCTATCATAAATTTATGGATTTAGCTTATGAAGTCGCAGATAAGGCAGTTCTGATTACACCAGCTCGTTTTCTCTTTAATGCTGGTCAGACTCCAAAGGTATGGAATCAGAAAATGTTAGAAGACGAACATCTTAAAGTGGTTTACTTCGCTCAAAAATCAGAAGAAGTCTTTCCAAATACAGATATCAAGGGTGGGGTAGCCGTCACTTATCGGGATGTTAATCAAAACTTTGGTGCTATTGAGACCTTCACACCGATTGAATGGCTAAATGACTTGTTGCATTTAGTACGCAATAAAGTTAAGAAATCGTTTAATGAATATCTTTATGGTAAGAGTAGTTATAAATTTAGCAGTAGTCTTTACAATCGTTATCCAGAATTGAAGGGAAGAGTTTCTTTAGCAGAAGAAAAATCGATTGGATCAAATATTTTCGAGAAACTACCAGAGATATTCTCGGATAAAAAACAATCAGATAATCAAATTGGGATATACGGACGTATCAATAATGAGCGTGTTACAAATTGGCTTGATAGCGATTTAATTGAAGAACATCCTAATCTGAATAAATACAAAGTGTTTTTACCTGCTTCCAACGGAAGTGGGGCGATAGGCGAAGTTCTATCGACCCCACTCGTGGGTACCCCACTCGTGGGTACCCCACTCGTGGGTACCCCACTCGTGGGTCATACACAAACCTTTATTTCTTTTGGTGCATTTGATACTGAAGTGGAAGCTGAAAACTGTTTGAAGTACATCAAAACAGATATAGCTCGTGCGATGCTAGGAACACTCAAGGTAACTCAACACAATCAATCGAAAGAGGTTTGGAGCAATGTTCCTTGGTTTGATTTTAATGATTATTCTCAAATAGATTGGTCGAAGTCGGTTGAAGAGATTGAAAGACAGCTTTATGATTATTTTAATGTTCCAGACAATATTATTGCTGAACTGAAAGCGAATGTTAGAAGAATGGACTAG